GAGATAACGAAAATGAAAAATGACAATGTTTTAAAAGATAAAAGTGAGTTATATTTCCCTAAGGCAGAATTAAAAGAATGGGAAAATGGAGTTAGACAATATTGTACACGTAGAAATGATACAGAAGTTCTAATTTCCTATGTTCCTCCAGGAGTAGTAGTTGATATGCATCAACATAAAGAAGCACAATTAGGAATGGTTATTTCAGGTGAACTTATGATGCGAGTTGGAGATGTTGAAAGAATATTAACTCCTCTAGATGCTGCTTATATAGCTCCACCTAATATTCCGCATGGTGCATCTAATCTTTCAGATAAAGAAGTTATTGCTGTCGATGTAAAAAGGTACAAGACTGAGGAAAAT
This genomic stretch from Peribacillus muralis harbors:
- a CDS encoding cupin domain-containing protein translates to MKNDNVLKDKSELYFPKAELKEWENGVRQYCTRRNDTEVLISYVPPGVVVDMHQHKEAQLGMVISGELMMRVGDVERILTPLDAAYIAPPNIPHGASNLSDKEVIAVDVKRYKTEENYTAPEDYFLEVFKKKDLLPGMEVTFFVEDWIEVMLADIPGNGGEMPEHRHRNEQIGICISGGYEMTIEEYTKTMEFGTTYFCEAKETHSAINNLDHNTRSINLFLPPRYNKKKQRKL